A stretch of DNA from Elusimicrobiota bacterium:
GGGGCGATTTGTTTACTATGGAAAACGCAACCTAAAGGTTGCGGCTACATTTGAAATTCAACATTGTGACACGGTCTGAAAGGATTTCGGGCATGACAGCCTGAAAGAAAACCAAAGTAGTAAAAGCTGTCAAATAAGGCGATTAATTTTATGATTTTATCTGTGTAATCGTCTTGAGAAATCTATGTAATCAGAGAGGTGTTAACATGCAAGCAATTATTCTTGCCGGTGGAAAAGGATCGCGTTTAAAACCTTTTACTAAAGTAATACCAAAACCGCTGGTGCCGATAGGAGATTTGCCGATACTGGAAGTGGTATTAAGACAGTTAAAAACAAGTGGTTTTAAGGATGTAGTAATAACCGTTAATCACTTGGCGGAATTAATTATGGCTTTTTTCGGAAACGGTGAAAAACTCGGGCTTAATATAGACTATTCTCTAGAAGAAACACCTCTGGGTACGGCAGGCCCTCTTTCATTGATAAAAGAATATGACGACAATTTCCTGGTAATGAACGGGGATCTCTTAACTACTCTGGACTATAAAAAAATGATGGAATGGCACAAGAAAGAAAAAAACGATATTACCATAGCGTGCTATAACAAAAAGGTTAAAATAGACCTGGGTGTAATAAAAAGAGACGGGGATAATTTTACCGATTACATTGAAAAGCCGACCTATGATTTTGATGTTAGTATGGGAATATATATATTTGATAAAGAAGTAATGAAAATTATTAAAGAAGCGGAAATACTGGATATGCCGGATTTGGTATTACGCGCTAAAGGGATAAAGAAACAAATTAAATGTTATATACAGGACTGCATCTGGCTTGATATAGGTAGAGCGGAAGACTATGAAAATGCGGTTCAGATGTTTGAAGAGAAAAAAGCGGAGTTTCTGAAATAATGAAAAAAGTATTAATTTTGGGAATTAACGGGTTTACAGGTGAATATTTTCAAAAATATATAGAAGAAAATAATTTGCAGAAAAAATATGCTTTTGTGGGTGTTGATAAGAAAATTGGAAAACAAATAGGGATCAAATACATTTCTGCGGATTTGCTTACCCCCAAATCATTGGAAAATATATTTATTTAATAAAAACAAAATATCCTATATAATATAGGATAAAAATATAAATAAAATCATAAGCAAATATAATTAAAAATACTCTTCTACAGTTATTCTTGAAAAGGAGCCGCTTGAAAACCTTACCAAGGATGGCCAGTTTATGGCATTTAAGCATGAAGGATTCTTGCAGTGCATGAATACGATCCGTGATAAACATAATCTGGAAAAAATGTGGGATTCAATAAAGCGCCGTGGAAATATATATAATTTTGAAAGTCAAAAAGAATAGGAAAGTAAACATATGAAAATAAAAGGATAATAAACATATTATGAGAGTCTTATTTGTGTACTTGGATACCAGTAGTTCCGAGCCTATACGGATCGCTCCCGGGATCACATTTTTATCAGGTTATTTGAAACGGAACAACGTAGAAACGGATTTGTGCTATTATAGATCCCAGGAAGATGAGGAGTATTGTCTTAATTTGCTGAGGGATAAGAAAACAGAAATTGTTGCTGTTTCTTCAGTTACTTCAGTATTTGGTAATGCTAAGGTTCTGATACAGAAAATAAAAAAGGAATTTCCTGAAATATTTGTTGTTTGCGGAGGAGCTCACGTTTCTCTTTTTCCGGAAGCATTAACGAGCACCCCGGGCATAGATGCAATATGTGTCGGATATGGCGAAGAAGCATTATTAGAACTTGTTAGATCAATTGAAGATAATAAACTTGATTATAAAATTCGAAATATATATTTTAAAGTTAGTAATTCCATCATAAAAAATGAATTACGGCCTTTCCCTGAAAATTTAGATAAATATTTCCCTGAAGACAGAAGTATCTTTTATAAAGAATTCAAAAGAAAGAGATTTTTTAATTCAGATTATGAAGAATTTATTTTTTGCAGGGGATGTCCTTATAACTGCTCATTTTGTTCAAATCACGGGTTAAAATTATTGGGGAGCGGAAAATACATAAACTATCCCAAAGTTGAGACCTGTATTAATAGTATTCAACAAGCAATGAAATTAAGAAGCTTTAGAATAGTTAATTTACACGATGATATACTTATGCTGAACAAAACGTGGTTTCGTCAATTTGTTGAACAGTACAAAAAAAATATTGGTTTGCCATTTGTGTGCAATGCAAGGGTCGGAACAATTTCGGAAGCAGATATAAAGATGCTTAAAGATGCAAATTGTGAACGGATAATTATAGGAATAGAATCGGGAAATGAATATATTCGCAACAATATATTAAACAAAAAGATTGGAGCAAATAGCGAAATTATCGGAGTCTTTAAATTAGCCCATAAGTATGGCATAGCAACATCATCCCAGAATATGATTGGCTTTCCACAAGAAAATTTCCTGAAATTTTATGATACTGTCAAAATAAATTCTCAGATATTACCCAATAGCCCTAGTATGAGTGTTTATTATCCTTATCCGGGAACTGATTTATATAAAATTGCAAAAGAGGAAGGCATGCTTAAAGATGAAAATCATCTTAACTCTCCTAGCATTATTGAAAGAAAGGAGTCTGTGCTTACTATACCGGGTTTCGCAAAAAAAGACATTGAATTCTATGCAAACAATTTTAAGCAAATGTTACTTTGTGAATATTTATTTAATCATTGTTTATTTGGCGATTATTTAAGGAAAATTATGTATGCTAATTATTTTTTACAAAAGCTGATTTATGGAATTCTTCGGATGATGCTAGTAGTAAGAAGAAAATTATTCATTAGGTAATAGGAAAACCGACATAATTAATGATTATTTCTGAGAAGGGGGAAAACAATGTATCAGTTTTTGGGAACTTTTATAAGCAGGTACAGACTTACTAGATTCCAAAAATGATTAGCAATATATTGGTTTATGTTGGGTAAGGTTATGTGCAGGCCGTTCAAATATTTGAAGAAAACAAGAGGTGTTTCTGAGAAAATGAAAAAGATATTGATTTTAGGAATCAACGGATTTACCGGCAAATATTTACAAAAATATATAGTGAAAAATAATTTACGGAAAAAATATTTATTCATAGGCGTTGACAAGAAAATTGATAAACAGATAGCGATAAAATATATTGTTAGGGATCTTCTTGTTGATCAATCATTAGAAAAAATTATTGTTTCCGTAAAACCAGATTATATCGTAAATCTCGCCGGTATATTGAAATCAAACGATCCTTTAAAGGCAATAGAAATAAATGCTAATCTTTCATTGCGAATATTTGAAACGATTGTTAAGAATAAACTTATAGTAAAAAAAATACTGATAATAGGATCGGCTGCAGAATACGGCAAGCCTAAATATCTTCCGGTTGATGAGACGCATGAATTGAATCCGCTAAACTGCTACGGGCTTTCAAAAGTAATTCAAACACAATACGCGAATTACTATCACCATAATTTTGGCTTAAATGTCAATATTGCAAGGACTTTTAATTTAATCGGAGAAGGAATGCCGGATCTTTTGGTCTTCGGATCTTTTGTTAAGCAAATAAGTAATGCAAAGGATGGAGATAAAATCTATGTGGGCAATTTAGGCTCAAAAAGAGATTTTGTTGATGTTAAATATGCGGTAGAAGTATATTGGAAGATTTTACTGAATGGAAAAGCAGGAGAAATATATAATGTATGCAGTGGAAAATCCATTAGGATCAGGGATATAGTTCTTGATTTATTAAAAAAGTCTGAAAAAAAGTTAAAATTATCTATTGATAAGTCAAGAATATATAAAAACGATGTTCCTAATATTTATGGTGATAATTCTTTCTTAAAAAGGCAATTGGGAATAAAATAATATGGAAATCAAAGAAAAACTTAAATTAACAATTATTATTCCTACTAAAAATAGGAGTTTTAAACTAAAATCTCTTTTGAACAATATTTCCGGGCAAAGCTGCTTGCCGGATCAGTTAATAATTGTAGATGCAAGTGATAATCCTGAAATTGAAATTAACAAAAATTATATGGGTCTCAAAATTGATTACAAGCATGTGGATACGCCAGGGCTCACCAAGCAAAGAAATATTGGAATAAAAATGATAAAGGAAGATATTGATATTGTCTGCTTTTTAGATGATGATGTGGAATTTGAAAAAGATTCAATACGTAATATGATGAAATATTGGGATGGCGCCGATAAAAAATTAGGGGGCGCAGTGTTTAATATATTAAATGAGAACAAAAGGTCAATATTTATTTTTGTAAAAGAATTCTTTCTTACGGGCTCAAGAAAAACGGGGATCGTATTAAAGTCAGGATATAATTCAATGATTCATCCGGCTGAAAAAACAGATTATGTAAAATGGCTTTCGGGAGGGGTTACTGTATGGAGGAAAGAAGTATTTAATGAGTTTGATTATGATGAATGGTATAGCGATTATGGATTTTGTGAAGACCTGGATTTTAGTTATAGGGTAGGTAAGAAATATAAACTTGCGGTTGTCGCTGAAGCAGGATTATATCATATAAAAGCGAAATCTTCTAGAATAAATAATATATTACTTGGAAAATCTCAAATTATAAACAGGTACCATTTTATTCAAAAGGATAAGTATTTTTCTGAGACATGTTTTTTTTGGGCTGTAATAGGCAATATGCTTGAAAATATATTTAGGGGTGTAATTACTCTAAAAGTTGACTTATTTATTATTAGTTTGGGAAATATACTAGGCCTGGTGGAGTTAATTAAACCCAAGGTTTTAGGCGGCAAGATATGACAAATGAAAAGAAACCAAAAATTTTGGTAGTAGGTTACTTGCCGCCGCCTCAGGAAGGTACGGCCAAAATTACTGAAGTTATTATAAATTCTGATTATTTGAATAATAAATATGAATTAAAGTTATTATCTTTAGCCAAAAGAAAAAAAACTGCCGAAAGAGGCAAGTTTTCCGCAATAAATGTTATTATCACGATTTATAATTGCATCAAATATCTATATTATGTTATAAGGTTTAATCCTCAAATTATTTATATGCCGCTTGCTCAAAACAAGTTTGGCTTCTTGCGCGATTCAATTTTTATTTTAATAGATAGAATATTCGGTAAAAAGATATGTCTGCATTTTCACGGAGGCAGTTTTGATATATTCCTCGCTAATTCAAGCAGCATTTATAAAAAGTATATTAAATTTGTTTTGAGTAAAGTAAATATAATTATTTTGTTGGCAAATAAATTGCAATATCAGTTTATTAATATCGTTCCCGAAAATAGCATAAAAACATTATATAATCCCTCGCCTTTGAGCAAAAATATTTATGAGAATATTCCTGAGAAAAAGAAAGCCGATAATGCTTTGAATATATTGTTTATAGGATATATTTCCAAGGCCAAAGGCGCCCTTGATTTAGCAAGAGCCGTACCTTTGGTGAAAAAAGGATTCAAAGGCAATTTAACGGTAAATCTATGTGGCCATGCTGTAAATGTAGAAAGGAATATTAAGTATATTAATGAACCTGACGGAGGATATTCCAAAATACTTGAGATTATTAAAGAAAATAATCTTCAAGAAGAACTAAAGCTGCTCGGTCAAGTAGATGATGAAAAGAAGGATAAATTGTTTAGAAATGCGGATATATTTGTTTTCCCGAGCTATTCTGAGGGATGTCCAATAGCAGTTATGGAAGCGATGTCTTACGGTTTACCTTTGATTGTTACACCTGTCGGTGCCCTTGATGAAATGCTCAAAGAAGGTGAGAATTGCCTGTTTATTAAACCGGGGGACTATAGTGCAATTGCAGAAAAAATATTATATTTAATAAACAGTCCTGAAAAAAGAAAAGAAATGGGTAAAAATAATTATGAGCTTGTAAGGACCAAATATAATCCGGAAGTATTTTGTATTGGGCTGTCAAAAATCTGGGGAGAAATAGTTTAAAAAATGTATTGAAATTCAAGTTTGCATTTACGGAGGGAAAAGGTGCTAGTGAAAAAAATAGTATCAAATACAGTATTATTTATTTTTGGTGTTTTGTGTGTGCTTTACACGATATTTTATAGAAATTTTGCGGAACTGCACATAAAATTATCTTTTCTAAATTTTCCTATATTCATTAGTGAAATTGTATTATTGATTTCATTTTTATTGTTTATTATATTTTTTAGAGAATATTTGATTAATAAAAGCTTAATTACATATTCCTTATATGCTTATTTCGCCTTTGTATTAGTAAAAGCTTTATATGGATATTTTATCTGGGGGCCTCTAGCTTTTAGAAATGCAGCTATGTTTTATTATGTATTATTTGCAGTAGCAACATTTCTTTTAGCCCCCAAAATATCCGAAAAGCCTAAAATATTTTATATTTTAGCTATTGTGCTTATATTGGCAATGTTTT
This window harbors:
- a CDS encoding sugar phosphate nucleotidyltransferase, producing the protein MQAIILAGGKGSRLKPFTKVIPKPLVPIGDLPILEVVLRQLKTSGFKDVVITVNHLAELIMAFFGNGEKLGLNIDYSLEETPLGTAGPLSLIKEYDDNFLVMNGDLLTTLDYKKMMEWHKKEKNDITIACYNKKVKIDLGVIKRDGDNFTDYIEKPTYDFDVSMGIYIFDKEVMKIIKEAEILDMPDLVLRAKGIKKQIKCYIQDCIWLDIGRAEDYENAVQMFEEKKAEFLK
- a CDS encoding radical SAM protein; translation: MRVLFVYLDTSSSEPIRIAPGITFLSGYLKRNNVETDLCYYRSQEDEEYCLNLLRDKKTEIVAVSSVTSVFGNAKVLIQKIKKEFPEIFVVCGGAHVSLFPEALTSTPGIDAICVGYGEEALLELVRSIEDNKLDYKIRNIYFKVSNSIIKNELRPFPENLDKYFPEDRSIFYKEFKRKRFFNSDYEEFIFCRGCPYNCSFCSNHGLKLLGSGKYINYPKVETCINSIQQAMKLRSFRIVNLHDDILMLNKTWFRQFVEQYKKNIGLPFVCNARVGTISEADIKMLKDANCERIIIGIESGNEYIRNNILNKKIGANSEIIGVFKLAHKYGIATSSQNMIGFPQENFLKFYDTVKINSQILPNSPSMSVYYPYPGTDLYKIAKEEGMLKDENHLNSPSIIERKESVLTIPGFAKKDIEFYANNFKQMLLCEYLFNHCLFGDYLRKIMYANYFLQKLIYGILRMMLVVRRKLFIR
- a CDS encoding NAD-dependent epimerase/dehydratase family protein; protein product: MKKILILGINGFTGKYLQKYIVKNNLRKKYLFIGVDKKIDKQIAIKYIVRDLLVDQSLEKIIVSVKPDYIVNLAGILKSNDPLKAIEINANLSLRIFETIVKNKLIVKKILIIGSAAEYGKPKYLPVDETHELNPLNCYGLSKVIQTQYANYYHHNFGLNVNIARTFNLIGEGMPDLLVFGSFVKQISNAKDGDKIYVGNLGSKRDFVDVKYAVEVYWKILLNGKAGEIYNVCSGKSIRIRDIVLDLLKKSEKKLKLSIDKSRIYKNDVPNIYGDNSFLKRQLGIK
- a CDS encoding glycosyltransferase, producing MEIKEKLKLTIIIPTKNRSFKLKSLLNNISGQSCLPDQLIIVDASDNPEIEINKNYMGLKIDYKHVDTPGLTKQRNIGIKMIKEDIDIVCFLDDDVEFEKDSIRNMMKYWDGADKKLGGAVFNILNENKRSIFIFVKEFFLTGSRKTGIVLKSGYNSMIHPAEKTDYVKWLSGGVTVWRKEVFNEFDYDEWYSDYGFCEDLDFSYRVGKKYKLAVVAEAGLYHIKAKSSRINNILLGKSQIINRYHFIQKDKYFSETCFFWAVIGNMLENIFRGVITLKVDLFIISLGNILGLVELIKPKVLGGKI
- a CDS encoding glycosyltransferase family 4 protein is translated as MTNEKKPKILVVGYLPPPQEGTAKITEVIINSDYLNNKYELKLLSLAKRKKTAERGKFSAINVIITIYNCIKYLYYVIRFNPQIIYMPLAQNKFGFLRDSIFILIDRIFGKKICLHFHGGSFDIFLANSSSIYKKYIKFVLSKVNIIILLANKLQYQFINIVPENSIKTLYNPSPLSKNIYENIPEKKKADNALNILFIGYISKAKGALDLARAVPLVKKGFKGNLTVNLCGHAVNVERNIKYINEPDGGYSKILEIIKENNLQEELKLLGQVDDEKKDKLFRNADIFVFPSYSEGCPIAVMEAMSYGLPLIVTPVGALDEMLKEGENCLFIKPGDYSAIAEKILYLINSPEKRKEMGKNNYELVRTKYNPEVFCIGLSKIWGEIV